A single genomic interval of Corynebacterium atrinae harbors:
- a CDS encoding DUF4913 domain-containing protein, which produces MSDQVPETQFLDVYQFVDELIAPLYGVTEARINEVRWAKTWWAHADVVLRLDSLWRRYEQLRISEPATFLETFLRSHADYHMRYLMRDDGVMADCRRQDMPTLPLPVDPIPEGGEE; this is translated from the coding sequence ATGAGTGATCAAGTTCCAGAGACACAGTTCCTGGACGTCTACCAGTTCGTCGATGAGCTCATTGCTCCGCTCTACGGCGTCACCGAAGCCCGGATCAATGAGGTCCGCTGGGCGAAAACATGGTGGGCCCACGCCGACGTCGTCCTCCGCCTGGATAGTTTGTGGCGCCGCTACGAGCAGTTGCGAATTTCGGAACCTGCGACATTCCTGGAGACTTTCCTGCGGTCTCACGCGGACTACCACATGCGCTACCTAATGCGCGACGACGGTGTGATGGCGGACTGCCGTCGGCAGGACATGCCCACTCTGCCGCTCCCCGTTGATCCAATCCCCGAAGGTGGAGAGGAGTGA